From the Caldisericota bacterium genome, the window TCTAACTTGACTTTTTTATAAAGGCCTTATAATTTAATTAGAAAAGGTGATTAATATTATATACCTTGAAATAGGGGGTCTAATAATGGGGAAAATGAGTTATGAAGCTTACAAGAAAATACCTGTTCTAAAAATAGGCGATTTGACTGCTAACATCCCGATTGTTCAGGGAGGGATGAGTGTTGGCATATCTCTCTCCAATCTTGCTTCTGCAGTTGCAAATGAGGGAGGAATAGGGGTAATTGGTGCAGCAGGAATTGGTATGCTGGAACACGATTTCAGAAGTAATTTTGAAGAAGCAAATAAACGGGCATTGAAAAGAGAAATCAGAAAAGCAAAAAAGAGAACAAATGGTATTATTGGCGTTAATATAATGGTAGCTCTTTCGGATTTTTCAAATCTTGTCCGTGTTGCAGTGGAAGAGGGTGCGGATTTAATTTTTGCAGGGGCAGGGCTTCCTCTAAAAAGTCTCAAAGAAATAATGGATACCGTAAACGAAATCAAAACTAAATTTGTTCCCATAGTATCCTCCTCAAGAGCTGCCGCGCTTATATTTAATTACTGGGCAAAACATTATAACGAAGTGCCAGATGCAGTAGTTGTTGAAGGGCCAATGGCCGGTGGTCATCTTGGTTTTGCAAAGAAACAGATCAATGACAAGAATTACAGCCTTGAAAAGATATTACCAAAAGTGATTTCTGTGGTGAAATCTTTTGCGAAACGTTTTAATAAAGATATACCCGTAGTTGCAGCTGGGGGAATATACACTGGTGCTGATATCCATAAATTTATGCAGTTAGGAGCAGAGGGTGTCCAGATGGCTACAAGGTTTGTTGGTACTGATGAATGTGATGCTTCGGACGAATTCAAAGATGTGTATATAAAGTGCAAAAGAGAAGATATCATAATTATTGATAGTCCTGTAGGTTTGCCGGGAAGAGCAATTAGAAATAGATTTCTTGAAGGTGTTGCAATGGGAAAGAAACAACCTTTTACATGCACGTATAAATGTTTAAAAACGTGCGATTATAAAAAAGTTCCATACTGCATTGCTTTTGCGTTAACGAATGCCAAGAAAGGTTTTCTTGAAAATGGGTTTGCTTTTTCCGGAGCCAATGCCTGGAGGGTGAACAAAATTGTATCGGTTAAAGAACTTTTTGCTTCATTAATAAAAGAATATCAAGAAGCTGCTGCACAATAGTTATCCGGCGTTATGTTTGCTTAGTTTATCTTTCTGGAGAGAGCAATAAAGTAAATATTTGATTTTGTTTTTCTTGCGATTGTTTTTGTGATTTCAGCTGCAGTATTTCCTGTGGTGTAGACGTCATCTATTATCATTATGTTTCCTTCTATTTTATCGGTCACTTTAAATGCGCTTTTTAGATTTTCTTTTCTTTCTCTTTTGCTTAACCCAATCTGTTTTTTAGTTTCTTTTGTTTTTTTCAGTCCGCTAAAAATGGGAATTTTATTTGTTTTAGAAATTTCTTTTGCCATGAGATATGTTTGGTTGAATCCCCTTTCCCGTGATTCGGAGTATGTCATAGGCACAAATCCTATGTGTTCAAACTGCATTTTTTCTTTACTTACGAAATTAATTATTATATTGGCTAAATCTTTTGCAATGATTTTTCTTTTTCTGAACTTTAATATTTTAATTGCTTCTTCCATTATTCCTTTGTATTCTGCGATCGCATAAAAATAGATATTTTTTTTATGTTCAATTAAGGGGTATTCAAGGTATTTTATTTTTCCCTTGCAGTCATTGCATATATTTTCTCTATCTGTATTTTTTCCGCATATCATACAATGTGGGGGAAGCAAGAGATTTAAGGGATTAAATTTATTTGTCAAATGTTTTGCTAAAGAGGTCAAAATTTTCCTCTGCCCTTTCTTTGAGGGTAGTTAATTTTGTTTTAAGTTTTTTCTGTATTGTTTCCCGTTCCGCGAAATTTTTGTTAAATACATTTTTAAAATCGTTTATCGATAAATTTTCATAGCTTTCTATCCCATCTATTTCCAACTCCTTCATGAGGGAGCGAACTTTCGGGTCATAGGATAAGCCCACAAATGCTTTTTCTTTCAGAGCCGAAAGGAGAATTGCGTGGTATCGCATTCCGACGACAAATTCACTTTTCTCTATTATGTACGGGTATTGTTCAATATACTCCGGTATGATTAATGGGCTTTCTAAAATTGCTGATAGATTTTTTGCAACTTCTCCATCTCTTTCCGGGTAGAACGGGAGGATAATTATCGGAAGGCCTGTGCTTTTTTTAATATAGCTTCCAACATCTGCAAGTACTATTAATGGGGGCATTTTCCTGGCTTTTCCTATTGCATAAACAATGAAACAGTCAAATGGAAGGGGTATGCTTCTTTGCTCTTTATAACGAAAGCCCAAATCGCTTGTGAGGTTGATTTTTTTTGTGACGCCTATGTCTCTTAGTATATTTTGTGAATGGATATCCCTTACCGTTATAAGATCTGCCCTATTAAGAGCCTTTTTTACTGCAATTTTATTTATCTGTTTATTTAATGGTCCTATGCCTTGCGCAAATACGGCAACCTTTTTATGCAGCAATTTTGCAACTTTTATGATAAATAGGTAGTAGTGCAAACTTTTTGAGCTTGTTTTGTCTTGTAGAATCCCTCCGCCTCCACTGACTACGATATCACTTTTTTTAATGGCAGAGTAAATTGCTTTTATGCTATTTCTCCTAAATTCATTCATATTTTTGGGATTTTTTATGAAGGAATATACGCAATGTCCCTTATTTTCGAATTTTGTTTTCATAACATGAAAGATCATTTCGTCTCCTGCATTCCCAAAGCCAAAGTACCCTGTTAGCAGAATTTTCATCTTTTTCTTCTCTCCATCATTACCCTGAAAGCAAACGAGATAACATTTCCCATTCTTATAATCCTTTTGGGTTGTATGATGATGCGATACAGCCATTCTAATCCTGTTCGTTGAATAAAATTGGGAGCTCTTTTTACTTTACCGCTCCAGACATCTAATGACCCCCCTACTCCTACGGTGAGCGGTGTATTTAATTCGTCCTTGTGGTGCCATATCCATTTTTCTTGTTTTCCGCCTCCCATTCCGACAAGGAGTATCTGAGTGTTGTTTTTCTTAATCTCATTTATAATATTTTTCTCTTCCCCTTCATCAAAATAGCCTGAATGAAAACCAACTATATTGATAAAAGGGAATGTGTCTTTTATATTCTTGACTGCTTTTTTTAACACTTTTTCTTTGGCCCCCAAAAGATATACTTTGTACCCTTTTTTATTTGCAAGCTCTAAAAGGTGCCATGCGAACTCTACTCCGGGTATTCTGTGCAAGATTCGCTCTCCTCGCATTCTGGCTCCCCATACGATACCTATTCCGTCTGGAATGACCAGGTTGCTTTTTTTGACAATATCAAAAAAAGCTTTATCTTTAAAAACTTTTCCAGCCATTTCTCCGTTTAGTGTTACAACGAGATGAAATTTCTCTGATTTGATGAACTCTTCTGTGATATGTAATGTATTTCTTATATTTCGATTGGATATTGTTATATTAAAAAAATTTATCTCTTCTTTTTTTCTTTCAGGATACCAGGTGAGCAAAAAGATAAACTTTGGAAGCGAAAGAATTCTTGGCAATCTCTTTGGATTCAGGATGAATCTATAAAACCATTCTAACCCCATTTTTTGGACAGTTTGTGGAGCCCTTTTGAATTCGCCGGACAATACGTTAAAACTTCCTCCTACTCCCATAGCAAATTTTGCATTTAGTTTGTCTAAATTGTTATAGATAAGCTTTTCCTGTTTTGGACTTCCCATACCAACAAACAGTATGTCTGCATTGCTGTTTTTTATGTTGGTAACGACTTTTTCTTCGTCTTCAAAATATCCATTATGAAATCCGGCTATTTCTATTTGAGGGTAACTGTTTTTGATTACGGTTACTGCTTTTTTTATTGTTTTTTCTTTTGATCCAAGTAGATAAACTCTGTATTTATTTTTGGCTGAAAGCTTTAAAACGGACACAAACAAGTCTATCCCTGCAATGCGTTCTTTGATTTTCTTTTTGTATAATATTTTTGATCCCCAGACTATTCCAATTCCATCGACAAAGTTCAGGTCGCTTTTTTTCAAAATCTCTTCTAATTCATCATCTTTTTTTGCTTTAAGAACTTTTTCTGGGTTTATTGCTACGGCAAAACGCGGTGTTTTATTACGTAGAAAGGTTTTTATTTTATCAATTGCTTCTTCTATTGTAATATTATCAACAGGGATATCGGCAATGTTTATCCTCATATCCTTGTATATATAAATCCCATTTTTTTTGCTTTTTCTTTGCTGATGAGTCTTCTTGCATCAAATATAATAGCATTTTTTTTGATGAACTTTCGCCATTTGTGCGGCTCTATCTTAATGTTGTCCTGTTTTATCGGGAGAATGATAACATCGGCATCTTTTACAGTTTCCTGAATACTATTTCTTTTTAAAGGGAAATTTCCGGTTACATTGGGGTCAAACCAGTTAACTTCTCCGCCGCTTTGCAGTATTAGGTCTTTTAATCGCATTGTCGGGCTTTCTGAAATATCAGGGGAGTTATCTTTCATTGCTATTCCAAGGATTGCAAATTTACTGTGTTCAACTTCTTTGCCTATTTTTTTTAATGTACCTTCCAGGCGGTTTAAGATGTTTCTTGGTCTTTGTTGATTTACTTCTCTTACCGTATGTAAAATTTCCATTGGCAATTTCATTTTATCTGTTTTATCAAAGATGTAGAGGGAGGAATAGGGGATGCAGTGCCCTCCTACTCCGATTCCAGGTTTGAGCAGATGCACACGCTTGTGTGTGTTTGCTACATTTATCACTTCTACAGCATCAATGTCCATTTTTTCTGTAAGTGAAGCAAGTTCATTTGCAAGTGCAATGTTTACATCTCTTGAGCTATTTTCAATGAGTTTTGCTATTTCTACAACTTCTGGTTCCGTTGCGACCATTATATTTTCCTTATTTATTATTTTTAGCAGTTTATATGCTTTGTTTGTACTTTTTTTATCTATTCCTGCAACTGATACTGGCATTGTTTGAAATTCTTCAAATGCTTTTCCTTCTGCAATGCGTTCTGAAGAGTATGCTAAATAAAAATCTTTTGAGCACCTTAGTTTGCTTTCTTTTTCAAGAATAGGCAGTACTACTTCCCTTGTAGTGCCTGGCGGTACGGTGGAGCGAATAAGTACGAGGTCTCCTTTTTTGAGGTTTTTCCCTACTGATTTTATTGCAGCATTAAAGATTTCCTTTTGCAGTACGCCATTTGTAATAGGGATTCCTACGGTAACGATAATTTTATCCGTATTTTTGAGGCCTTCCTCGACTGAGTTTGTGGGGATAAAAAGGCCTTTTTTTATTGTGTTTTCTAAAATTTCTTCTATTGTTTTGCCTTTGTAATTTTCAATGATATGGGTTTTGTATTTTTTAAGATCTTCAACATAGTCATTGTTTATATCAATGCCGTATACTTTTTTTCCATGCATTGCATATGTGAGTGATAACGGCAATCCTACAAAACCCAATCCTAATACTGCTATATTTTTCATATTTTCCTCCGCAAAAGCATTACTAACTAATTGCAATTTTACAAAAGGAAAAAATATTTGCAACTGCCATTTTTTATGATTCGCGACTTGACTAATGAAAAAAAGCTTTTATTATGTATTTGCGATGAAAATTTTCGATGAAATTCTCCAGACATTGACTGATTTTTCTATTAAAGATGTACGTGTCGGTAAAAACTGGACTGTGGTTGAAAGCAGGAATTGTGGGTTTGGATTAAATTTTCCTGAGGCATATCATATGTTTACTCGATTTACAGGCGAACTTATTGGTAAAAGTGCAAAGGAAATTGCTCAATTTTCAAAATCCTGGAATCCAACGGAGGCGAGCATTGGGGTTGCTGCCATTAATTCTTTAATAGATCCTGTTGGGAAGGAAATTAATGGATTAGATTACATTGAGGAAATTGGGCAAGGTAAAAAAATTGTGTTCATCGGGCATTTTCCTAGGATAGATAAAATAAAAAACAGGGCAAAGTCTTTAGAAATTATAGAGAAGATGCCAAAGGAAGGTGATTATCCCGATACTGCATCTGAGTTTCTTATTCCACGGGCGGATATAGTGGTAATTTCGGGGAGTGTATTTGTTAATAAAACTTACAAGAGACTACTTGAATTATCTAAAAATTGTTATATAATATTACTTGGGCCATCCGTAGTAATGAGCGATGTTTTATTTGAGTACGGCGTGGATGCGCTTGCCGGAAGTACAGTACTAAATCCCACAAAGGTATTAATCGCTGTTTCCCAAGGAGCTCATTTAAAAGACTTTAGCAAGTACCTTCAATATATAATACGGTTTAGAGAAAAGAGGTAAAGCTATGCTTACAGAACTCTCTGTAAAAGATTTTATTAGAAAACTAGCGTTAGATACTCCTACTCCCGGCGGAGGTAGTGCAGCTGCTTTAACTGGGGCAATGAGTGCAGCTCTTATTGAAATGGTTTTGCAGGTTTCTTTAAAAAAGAAAGATGATCCGGACGAAGTAGAACAATGTAAAAAGGTGGCAAAAAAGTGTAGTAGATTATCAAAAAAGCTGGTTTTACTTGTGGACGAAGACGCAGGCGCTTTTGATAAAGTGATGGCGGCATATAAAATGCCGAGGAAAGAGAAGGAAGAAAAAGAGCATAGAAGAAGAGAAATACAATTAGGGCTGAAGGCTGCGTCTCTTGTCCCACTTGAGGTGATGCGCAACGTTAAAGAAGTTTTTGATTATTTTGATTTTGTGATAAACACTACAGTGGATTCAGCTATAAGCGACGTAGGAGTAGCATTGCTTCTCGCAGATACTGCTACTCGAGGTGCTTTTTACAATGTAGTTATTAACTTAAAATTTTTGAAAGATGAGAATTTTAAGAAGGAAGTAGAGGATGAGGCAACAAAAATCATACTTTTTGTAAAAAGCAAGTTAGATACTTTTGAGGAAAAGATTCAAAAGCGTCTGAATCCTAAAGCATGAGGAATGATTTTAGTAAGGAGGATTAATTAACGAATGAATAACGATGACCTAGATGTGGATTTAAGTATTACCAGGGAAGAGCTTAGCAAAAGGACTGCAAGAGATCTCTATAAAATTTCAAAAGCTATAAAAGTTAAAAATTATACCCATTTTCGAAAACCTGAACTTCTTGTAGAAATAGAGAAAAGAATGAACGAAATCAGAAAAGAAAAAGGCATTGGCGGAAAAGCACCCGGTGGGATTGACGTTGACAAAGGCGAGACACAGGGGGCTGTAAAAGCGCAGATGAGTCAGGAAAACAGAACAAAAGAAAGACCAGTAAGGCCTGCTCAACAATCCGAAAATATCCAGAGAGAGCAAACAGCAACAGTTATAGATGAAAAAAAGGAAGAAATGTTTTTTAAAGGACTTCTCGAGATACATCCTGACGGATATGGATTTTTGAGGTCTAATTATTTTCCTTCTTTCTCTGATGTATACGTATCTCCGCCACTAATAAGAAGATTTGGTTTAAAAACAGGGGATACTATCTCCGGACCAGTCCAGGGACCGCAGAGAGACGGCAGCAAATATTCTTCTTTAGTTACAGTAAAGACAATTAATGGGGTGGAAGTTACAGGTTATTTGAAACGTCCTGTATTTGAAACTCTTACACCTATGTATCCGGACCAAAGGATTATACTGGAAACTCCTGGATGTAATATTGCACTTAGAATTATGGATCTTGTTGACCCGTTGGGCAAGGGGCAGAGGGGGCTTATTGTTTCTCCGCCTAAAGCAGGAAAAACAACACTCATTAAGTCAATTGCTCAAAGTGTTGCTAAAAATCATCCTGAAATTATACTTATGGTTTTACTGATAGATGAGCGTCCAGAAGAAGTGACGGATATGCAAATGTCTGTTTCTGCTGAGGTGATAAGCTCCACATTTGATCAATCCCCTGAAAATCATATAAGAGTTGTTGAGCTGGCACTTGAACGGGCAAAAAGACTTGTTGAGATGGGAAAGGATGTAATGATTTTATTGGATGGTATTACCCGGTTAACCAGGGCATACAACCTTTTGAGTTCAAATACGGGAAAAACTCTGTCAGGTGGTTTGGATCCATCTGCAATTAAAGGGCCTAAAAAATTCCTTGGTGCTGCAAGAAATATTTTAAATGGCGGAAGTCTTACAATGCTTGCTACCGCACTGATAGACACAGGGTCCAGGCTTGACCAGGTTATATATGAAGAATTTAAAGGCACTGGTAATATGGAAATTATATTGAACAGATCACTTGCGGAACAGATGTTGTTCCCTGCTGTAGATATAAAGAAGTCTGGTACAAGAAAAGAAGAACTTTTGTATACGCCTGAGGAATACAAAAAGATTTGGACTTTGAGGAAATTCATTAGCTCTCTTGATCCCTCTGAATCTTTGTCAAGGTTATTAGATATGCTGAAGAAAACTGAGTCAAATAAAGAATTTCTCGAAAGTATAATAACCGGTGATGAAAAATAGAATAGGAAAAATAGAAGTTATAACAGGCTGTATGTTTTCTGGAAAAAGTGAGGAACTTCTGCGAAGGGTTCGGCGAGCGCGTATTGCAAAGCAGAAGATACAGGTATTTAAACCCTTAATTGATACAAGATATTCTGAGGTAGAAATTGTTTCTCATGATGGAGAAAAGGTACAAGGATGTCCGGTAAAGTCAGCAGTGGAAATTATGGATAAAATTAACAGCAATACAGATGTTGTTGCAATCGATGAGGCACAGTTTTTTGACGATGCACTTGTGGATGTTGTTAACAATATGGCAGGTGATGGCAGACGTGTGATTGTGGCAGGGTTAGATATGAATTTTCGTGGGGAGCCTTTTGGGCCAATGCCCAATCTTATGGCTATTGCAGACGAGGTGTTAAAACTTCATGCCATCTGTGCTATTTGTGGCGAAGAAGCTACCAGAACACAGCGGCTGATTGATGGGAAGCCGGCAAATTATGAGGACCCTATTATTGTAATAGGGGCATTAGAAAAATATGAAGCACGGTGCCGAAAGCACCATTATGTTTTAAATAAACCTGATGAGCAGAGTGAGTAAGCCATGAAAAATAAGTTAGAAAAACTGGTCAAAAGGTATGATGAACTGACCGACCTTCTTTCAAAACAAGAAGTGCTCTCCAATCAGCAACTTATTAAAAAATATTCGGTAGAACGTAAAGAACTTCAGGATATCATAGAAAAGTTTAGAACATTTCTAAGACTTGAAAAAGAGTTGAAAGGGGCATCTGATTTACTAATGAGTGACGATCCCGAAATGAAAAAGCTTGCCGAAAAAGAAATTGAGGCTCTGACAGAAGAAAAGGAGAAGGCGCTCAAAGACATAAAACTTTCACTTTTACCAAGGGATCCAATGGATGGGAAAAATATTATTATGGAAATACGTGCAGGAGTTGGTGGGGATGAAGCGGCTCTTTTTGTAGCAGCTTTGTATAAAATGTATACAATATATGCTGAAAAGAAGGGCTGGAAAGTAGAGATAATGGATGCTCGCCCAACTGATATCGGAGGATTTAAGGAAATTATTTTTTCTATTTCAGGAAGAAATGCTTATAAGCGTTTTAAATATGAAAGTGGGGTACATAGAGTTCAAAGAGTGCCTGAAACAGAAGCATCCGGAAGAATTCACACATCTACTGTGACTGTTGCAGTCCTTCCTGAGGCAGAAACGGTTGATTTAGAAGAAAGTATTAACCCGGAGGATTTACGTATAGATGTTTATCATGCTAGCGGGCATGGCGGGCAGAATGTGCAAAAAGTGGCAACAGCTATACGCATTTTGCATAAACCAACAGGTATTATGGTAACCTGTCAGGATGAACGTTCTCAGCTCCAGAATAAAATTAAAGCGATGAGAATTCTTTATGCGAGGTTGTATGATTTTTTTCAGAGTCAAAAAGACCAGGAGATGATTGAAAAACGGCGTTCTCAGGTTGGCAGGGGAAATCGAAATGAACGGATCAGGACATATAATTTTCCGCAGGGACGTGTGACAGATCATCGTATTAATTTTTCGTTGTATAATTTACCTTCTATTCTTGAAGGAGAAATGGACGAGTTGCTCGACAAGCTTATTGAAGAAGACGAGAGGGAACAGTTAAAACTGCTGGAAACTAAAGAGTAGTGATTTGTCAATGGATGTAAAGTCTCTTGTTCTATTTGGTCAAAAATCTCTAAATAATATAACTGATACTCCACGTTTAGAATCCGAGCTTTTGCTTTCTTATGTATTAAAAATGGGAAGGGAAAAGATTCTTTCAAATCTTGCAAAAGATGTTTTGCTTGCTGACGAAGAAAATTTTAAATTGCTTGTCAAAAAACGGCAATCAGGATACCCTTTTTCTTATATAACAAACCATAAAGCTTTTATGGGGTTAGATTTTTTCGTGCGGGAAGGAATACTCATTCCTCGTCCTGAGACAGAGATGTTAGTGGAAGAGGCGATAAAAATATCTAACGGAGAAGCGAAATATGTGCTTGATATAGGCACTGGAACAGGTTGTATTATTCTTTCTTTTCTTTATTATAACTACAAAAGCAGCGGTTTAGGCATCGATGTTTCAGATGTCGCTATTGAAACGGCTAAAAAAAATGCATTGCAATTTGATCTATATGACAGGGTGGATTTTGTACGGAAAGATTATAATGAGCTTACTTTTGACGAGGAATTTGATATTGTTATTTCTAACCCTCCGTATGTGAAAAAGAAAAATTGTAAAAACCTTTATTTTGAACCTACTAACGCCCTTGACGGAGGGAATGACGGGTTTAATTTTTATCCGAGCCTTATTGAGAAATCTTATAAATTTTTAAAGAAAGAAGGGGTGTTGATTATTGAAATTGACGATGGAATAGAACACGCAATAAGGAATGAAATGGAAAAAACCGGATATAAAGATATTAAAATTTTAAAGGATCTTGCAGGGTTTTATAGAATAGCCGGGGGAGTTAAATAAATGAAAGAATTTGAATTAGCCAGGAAAGCTTTACTGGAACACAAGATTATCGCTTTTCCTACGGATACGGTCATAGGGATTGGCGTGAATGGACTGGACCAGCTCGCAGTGGAAAAACTGTTTGCATTAAAAAATAGGCCTTTTGAAAAACCACTTTCTTTGCTTACTTATTCTTCCACAGAGATTTTAAAATATGCAAGACTTATCCCGTCTTACGCGTATTCTCTACTTAAGACGTATTTTCCGGGACCAATGACTGCAGTGTTTTATTCTGACGAAGTTTTGTATACAACTCCTTTTGGCAAGGGGACAAGCGTTGGTGTAAGAATTCCGAATTTTCCCATTTTACTTGATTTTCTTGCATACATAAAAATGCCCCTTCTTGCGACGAGTGCTAATGTATCTAATAGACCTGCATTACTTACAAAAGAAGATGTTGTACATATTTTTGGCGACGCTGTGTATCCAATACTTTTTGAGTATAATGTAACAAGCAGTAATGTTTCTTCTACTGTAATTGATTGTAGAGGCAAGGCTTCTGTAGTGTTAAGGAAGGGAGAAATAGATATATGAAGATAATAACGTATGGTAATCCGATGCTTAGAAAAAAGGCACAAAAGATAAAAAGTATTGATAAGAAAATAGTCGACCTTATAAAGGAAATGTTTGAAACAATGGATGCCAGCAAAGTTCCCGGAGTGGGGCTTGCTGCTCCGCAGGTTGGGATTTCTATTGCCTTATTTGTATATAAACTGGATGACGGCAAAGATGTTGTAATAAACCCCGAGATTGTTTCCAAAGAAGGAGAAGAAGTAAAAGAAGAAGGGTGTCTTTCCGTACCAGGTGTTTATGGCCCAGTGAAACGTGCTGAGAAAATCATTGTTAAAGGATTAAATATTAAAGGCAAAAGATTTAAACTGGAGCTGGATGGGTTGAAAGCTCGTGTATTCCAGCACGAAACAGATCATTTAAAGGGTATTATTTTTACTGATTATATTGAAAAGATAGAAGAATTTACCGTAGAAGAGGGTTATGAACTGCCCGAACAATTAGTAAAAAGGTTTAAGAGAAAATGAAAATTGTTTTTTTTGGCTCTTCCTATTTTTCTATTCCATTTCTCGAAGCACTAAAAGAAGATACGGTGCTTGTCGTTACTATGCCCGATAAACCACAGAAGAGAGGGAAAAACCTTTTCGCTAATCCTGTAAAAAGAAGCGCAATAGGACTTGGACTACCATTCATTACTGTTGAAAAGTTTGATTTAAGCTGTAAGGACAGGATAGGATCTGTTTCCCCTGATCTATTTGTCGTTGTATCTTTCGGGAAAATTATTCCAGATTATATTTTATCCATTGCACAATGTGCTTTGAACTTGCATCCTTCCGAGCTTCCATTGTACAGGGGGGCAGCTCCCATAGAGAGACAAATAATGGATGGTGTGACGAAGAGTGCTATTTCTGTTATGGTAATAAATGAAAAATTGGATAAAGGCGGCGTACTTCTAAAGCAGTCTCTCGAAATTTTGCTTGATGATACGCGGGAAGACGTCGAGCAAAAAATTATAAATATAGGGATCCCATTGTTAAAACAAGCTATATCTATGGTAAAAAGTGGGAGTTACAGCGAAATAACTCAGCAAGGAAAAGGAAGTTATGCAAAGAAGATTACAAAAGAGGATGAATTGATACATTGGGAAGAAGATAATGTACGTATATACAACAAGATAAGAGCACTCTATCCTTCTCCTGCTTCATTTACTTTTTTTAGAGGGAAACGGCTTAAACTATTTAAGGCAAACACTTTAGATCTTGATAAAGGAGCTCCCGGGGAAATTATTGATTTACTAAAAGAAGGTTTTGTTGTACAATGCGGAGCGGGTGCATTGCTTATTAAAGAAGTGCAGATTGAAGGGAAAAGACGTATTTGTGCTTCAGAATTTATTAACGGAACTAGATTAAAAATTGGTGAAAAGTTAGGTTAAACATGAGGAGGAAAGATGAAAATTGTTGTTACTGTAAAGGTAGTGCCTGAAGAGATTAAAATTGACAAAGAAACCGGAAGAGTGGTAAGAGAGAATGTTGCATCTATTTTTAACCCACTTGACCTTCTTGCTGCTGAGGGGGGAATAAAATTAAAAGAAGAGGTAGGTGGGGAACTTATAGCTGTATCAATGGCACCTCTGAAGGAGAGCGAATTACTTTCTACTTTATTTAAGTACG encodes:
- the rho gene encoding transcription termination factor Rho — protein: MNNDDLDVDLSITREELSKRTARDLYKISKAIKVKNYTHFRKPELLVEIEKRMNEIRKEKGIGGKAPGGIDVDKGETQGAVKAQMSQENRTKERPVRPAQQSENIQREQTATVIDEKKEEMFFKGLLEIHPDGYGFLRSNYFPSFSDVYVSPPLIRRFGLKTGDTISGPVQGPQRDGSKYSSLVTVKTINGVEVTGYLKRPVFETLTPMYPDQRIILETPGCNIALRIMDLVDPLGKGQRGLIVSPPKAGKTTLIKSIAQSVAKNHPEIILMVLLIDERPEEVTDMQMSVSAEVISSTFDQSPENHIRVVELALERAKRLVEMGKDVMILLDGITRLTRAYNLLSSNTGKTLSGGLDPSAIKGPKKFLGAARNILNGGSLTMLATALIDTGSRLDQVIYEEFKGTGNMEIILNRSLAEQMLFPAVDIKKSGTRKEELLYTPEEYKKIWTLRKFISSLDPSESLSRLLDMLKKTESNKEFLESIITGDEK
- a CDS encoding thymidine kinase: MKNRIGKIEVITGCMFSGKSEELLRRVRRARIAKQKIQVFKPLIDTRYSEVEIVSHDGEKVQGCPVKSAVEIMDKINSNTDVVAIDEAQFFDDALVDVVNNMAGDGRRVIVAGLDMNFRGEPFGPMPNLMAIADEVLKLHAICAICGEEATRTQRLIDGKPANYEDPIIVIGALEKYEARCRKHHYVLNKPDEQSE
- the prfA gene encoding peptide chain release factor 1, producing MKNKLEKLVKRYDELTDLLSKQEVLSNQQLIKKYSVERKELQDIIEKFRTFLRLEKELKGASDLLMSDDPEMKKLAEKEIEALTEEKEKALKDIKLSLLPRDPMDGKNIIMEIRAGVGGDEAALFVAALYKMYTIYAEKKGWKVEIMDARPTDIGGFKEIIFSISGRNAYKRFKYESGVHRVQRVPETEASGRIHTSTVTVAVLPEAETVDLEESINPEDLRIDVYHASGHGGQNVQKVATAIRILHKPTGIMVTCQDERSQLQNKIKAMRILYARLYDFFQSQKDQEMIEKRRSQVGRGNRNERIRTYNFPQGRVTDHRINFSLYNLPSILEGEMDELLDKLIEEDEREQLKLLETKE
- the prmC gene encoding peptide chain release factor N(5)-glutamine methyltransferase → MDVKSLVLFGQKSLNNITDTPRLESELLLSYVLKMGREKILSNLAKDVLLADEENFKLLVKKRQSGYPFSYITNHKAFMGLDFFVREGILIPRPETEMLVEEAIKISNGEAKYVLDIGTGTGCIILSFLYYNYKSSGLGIDVSDVAIETAKKNALQFDLYDRVDFVRKDYNELTFDEEFDIVISNPPYVKKKNCKNLYFEPTNALDGGNDGFNFYPSLIEKSYKFLKKEGVLIIEIDDGIEHAIRNEMEKTGYKDIKILKDLAGFYRIAGGVK
- a CDS encoding L-threonylcarbamoyladenylate synthase: MKEFELARKALLEHKIIAFPTDTVIGIGVNGLDQLAVEKLFALKNRPFEKPLSLLTYSSTEILKYARLIPSYAYSLLKTYFPGPMTAVFYSDEVLYTTPFGKGTSVGVRIPNFPILLDFLAYIKMPLLATSANVSNRPALLTKEDVVHIFGDAVYPILFEYNVTSSNVSSTVIDCRGKASVVLRKGEIDI
- the def gene encoding peptide deformylase gives rise to the protein MKIITYGNPMLRKKAQKIKSIDKKIVDLIKEMFETMDASKVPGVGLAAPQVGISIALFVYKLDDGKDVVINPEIVSKEGEEVKEEGCLSVPGVYGPVKRAEKIIVKGLNIKGKRFKLELDGLKARVFQHETDHLKGIIFTDYIEKIEEFTVEEGYELPEQLVKRFKRK
- the fmt gene encoding methionyl-tRNA formyltransferase, with the protein product MKIVFFGSSYFSIPFLEALKEDTVLVVTMPDKPQKRGKNLFANPVKRSAIGLGLPFITVEKFDLSCKDRIGSVSPDLFVVVSFGKIIPDYILSIAQCALNLHPSELPLYRGAAPIERQIMDGVTKSAISVMVINEKLDKGGVLLKQSLEILLDDTREDVEQKIINIGIPLLKQAISMVKSGSYSEITQQGKGSYAKKITKEDELIHWEEDNVRIYNKIRALYPSPASFTFFRGKRLKLFKANTLDLDKGAPGEIIDLLKEGFVVQCGAGALLIKEVQIEGKRRICASEFINGTRLKIGEKLG